GGCGGAAGGCGGCGCAACCGAAGCCTTCACCGGTGGCGCGAAGCTCATCGCCATGTCCGGCCGAAACTTTCGGATCGAGCCGTCGAGCCTGCGCGAAGCGCTGGGCCGGGCGGCCTGGGGAGTTCGCAACCGCTCCCAGCCCGATGCGGTGTCGATCACTCAGGCCAGCGAATATGGAACGATCTATCCCCTCGCCGAGATCGCCGAGATCGGAGCAATCGCTCACGACAGGAATCTGTCGCTGCACATGGATGGCGCCCGGTTCGCCAACGCGCTGGCACGGCTCGGTTGCAACCCGGCCGACATGACCTGGCGCGCCGGCGTCGACATCCTGTCCTTCGGGGCGACCAAGAACGGGGCGATGTCGGCGGATGCGATCGTGGTGTTCGACCAGGATCTTGTCGAATCCCTGTCCTATCGGATTCGCCGCGCGGGCCAGACTTGGTCGAAGATGCGCTTTGCGTCTGCACAGCTGCTCGCCTACGTCGAGGATCGGCTTTATCTGCGGCTCGCGGCGAAGGCCAATGCCGCGGCCGTGCGTCTTGGAGCGGGTCTCGCTGCGTTGCCCGACGTTCGGCTCATTGCGCCAGTGGAAGCCAATCTAGTTTTCGTCAGCCTGCCGGCTTTGGCCATCAATAGGCTCGCGGCGAGCGGGCTGCAATTCGCGCGACGGGGCCAGGAAGTTATCCGGTTCGTCGCCCGCTTTGACAGCACCGAACAGGAAGCCGACGAGGTTGTCGCGCTTGTCCATCGCGCGATCGCAGAAA
This genomic stretch from Bradyrhizobium sp. CCGB12 harbors:
- a CDS encoding low specificity L-threonine aldolase; translation: MNEAAPTLPNFRSDNVAPISPEILRAIGEANRGPAAAYGDDDYSRLLNERFSTLFETDVTVFPVSTGTAANALSLATCARPYGAIYCHEEAHIHTAEGGATEAFTGGAKLIAMSGRNFRIEPSSLREALGRAAWGVRNRSQPDAVSITQASEYGTIYPLAEIAEIGAIAHDRNLSLHMDGARFANALARLGCNPADMTWRAGVDILSFGATKNGAMSADAIVVFDQDLVESLSYRIRRAGQTWSKMRFASAQLLAYVEDRLYLRLAAKANAAAVRLGAGLAALPDVRLIAPVEANLVFVSLPALAINRLAASGLQFARRGQEVIRFVARFDSTEQEADEVVALVHRAIAES